One genomic segment of Streptomyces sp. RKND-216 includes these proteins:
- a CDS encoding AIM24 family protein: MAHFRLQGGKVLAVAMAGDAVKAKNGAMVAYDGRMAFKKLSGGGEGLRGMVTRRITGEQMELMEVKGEGTCWFADRASDISLVALNGETLYVESSNLLCADASLRTGTSFTGLRGASQGTGLFTTTVEGTGQAALASAGTPVVLRVSHGQPLQVDPGAYVAHTGRLRQDFQSGVNFRTFLGEGSGEAFQIRFEGEGLVYVQPSERNTIGGQI; the protein is encoded by the coding sequence GTGGCTCATTTCCGACTGCAAGGTGGCAAGGTGCTCGCCGTCGCGATGGCGGGCGACGCCGTGAAGGCCAAGAACGGCGCGATGGTCGCGTACGACGGCCGGATGGCGTTCAAGAAGCTCTCCGGGGGCGGTGAGGGCCTGCGCGGCATGGTCACGCGCCGCATCACCGGCGAGCAGATGGAGCTCATGGAGGTGAAGGGCGAGGGCACCTGCTGGTTCGCGGACCGAGCGAGCGACATCAGCCTGGTCGCGCTGAACGGCGAGACGCTGTACGTCGAATCCAGCAACCTGCTGTGCGCCGACGCGTCGCTGCGCACCGGCACCAGCTTCACGGGCCTGCGCGGCGCCTCCCAGGGCACCGGCCTGTTCACCACCACCGTGGAGGGCACCGGGCAGGCCGCGCTGGCCTCCGCCGGCACGCCGGTGGTGCTGCGCGTCTCGCACGGCCAACCGCTCCAGGTCGACCCCGGCGCGTACGTGGCGCACACCGGCCGTCTGCGGCAGGACTTCCAGTCCGGCGTGAACTTCCGCACGTTCCTCGGCGAGGGTTCCGGCGAGGCGTTCCAGATCCGCTTCGAGGGCGAGGGCCTGGTCTACGTGCAGCCGAGCGAGCGCAACACGATCGGAGGGCAGATCTGA
- a CDS encoding MarR family transcriptional regulator has product MNTDKGWLSDAEQQAWRTHLDVSRLLMYQLERDLQPFGLTNNDYEILVNLSESPEHRVRMSELAHRTRQSKSRLSHQITRMESAGLVRRENCESDKRGLFAVLTEQGWETMRNVAPHHVASVRRHFIDLLTPEALQELQTSLSTVAAHLHAAHDC; this is encoded by the coding sequence ATGAACACGGACAAGGGCTGGCTGAGCGACGCGGAGCAGCAGGCCTGGCGCACGCACCTCGACGTCAGCCGGCTGCTCATGTACCAGCTGGAGCGCGATCTCCAGCCCTTCGGGCTGACCAACAACGACTACGAGATCCTGGTCAACCTCTCCGAGTCGCCCGAGCACCGGGTGCGGATGAGCGAACTCGCGCACCGCACCCGGCAGTCCAAGAGCCGCCTTTCCCACCAGATCACCCGCATGGAGAGCGCGGGGCTGGTGCGGCGGGAGAACTGCGAGTCCGACAAGCGCGGACTGTTCGCCGTGCTGACCGAGCAGGGCTGGGAGACGATGCGGAACGTCGCGCCGCATCACGTGGCGTCGGTGCGTCGGCACTTCATCGACCTTCTCACCCCGGAGGCCCTTCAGGAGCTGCAGACGTCGCTCTCCACCGTGGCCGCCCACCTGCACGCCGCGCACGACTGCTGA
- a CDS encoding CaiB/BaiF CoA-transferase family protein gives MQPLRGITVVSLEQALAAPYASRHLADLGARVIKVERPGTGDFARAYDARTAGLSAHFVWANRNKESLTLDFKDPRGLDVLRRLLADADVFLQNLAPGATARAGLGPEELRALNPRLIVCDISGYGSPGPYEGRKAYDLLVQSEAGLVSVTGTEEEMAKVGIPVSDIAAGMYAYSSVLAALLERGQTGTGRHLDISMLESAVEWMGFPLYYAYDGAPPPPRSGAAHATIQPYGPFTAGDGTVVMMAVQNDREWRGLCAAFLNDPGLADHPDYATNAGRSDHREALGAVLASRFAQLTGAEAVDLLSSIPVANARVNTPAEVWDHPQLAARGRWHEVATPVGPVRAPAPPGQLPGEARTDPVPALGAHTRVILAELGLTEDEIDLLIESGAA, from the coding sequence ATGCAGCCCCTTCGCGGAATCACGGTGGTGTCGCTCGAACAGGCCCTCGCCGCGCCGTATGCGAGCCGCCACCTGGCCGACCTCGGCGCACGGGTGATCAAGGTGGAGCGGCCCGGCACCGGCGACTTCGCCCGCGCGTACGACGCGCGCACCGCCGGTCTCAGCGCGCACTTCGTCTGGGCGAACCGCAACAAGGAGTCCCTCACCCTCGACTTCAAGGACCCGCGCGGCCTGGACGTGCTGCGCCGGCTGCTGGCCGACGCGGACGTGTTCCTCCAGAACCTGGCGCCCGGCGCGACGGCCCGCGCCGGTCTGGGCCCCGAGGAGCTGCGGGCACTCAACCCGCGCCTCATCGTGTGCGACATCTCCGGCTACGGGTCCCCCGGGCCGTACGAGGGACGCAAGGCCTACGACCTGCTCGTGCAGTCCGAAGCCGGCCTGGTGTCCGTCACCGGCACCGAGGAGGAGATGGCGAAGGTCGGCATCCCGGTGTCCGACATCGCCGCGGGCATGTACGCCTACAGCTCCGTCCTGGCCGCACTGCTGGAACGCGGGCAGACGGGTACCGGCAGGCACCTGGACATCTCAATGCTCGAATCCGCCGTCGAGTGGATGGGGTTCCCGCTGTACTACGCCTACGACGGCGCGCCCCCGCCCCCGCGTTCGGGTGCCGCGCACGCGACCATCCAGCCATACGGGCCCTTCACGGCGGGTGACGGGACGGTCGTGATGATGGCCGTCCAGAACGACCGCGAGTGGCGCGGCCTGTGCGCCGCGTTCCTGAACGACCCCGGGCTCGCCGACCACCCCGACTACGCGACGAACGCCGGCCGCAGCGACCACCGGGAGGCCCTCGGAGCGGTCCTCGCGTCCCGCTTCGCACAGCTGACCGGCGCCGAGGCCGTCGACCTGCTCAGCTCCATCCCCGTCGCCAACGCCCGGGTCAACACCCCGGCCGAGGTGTGGGACCACCCCCAGCTGGCCGCGCGCGGGCGCTGGCACGAGGTCGCCACGCCGGTCGGCCCCGTCCGGGCCCCGGCCCCGCCGGGGCAGCTCCCCGGCGAGGCGCGGACGGACCCGGTGCCCGCGCTCGGCGCACACACCCGGGTCATCCTGGCCGAGCTGGGGCTCACCGAGGACGAGATCGACCTGCTGATCGAGTCCGGCGCGGCGTGA
- a CDS encoding AIM24 family protein: MPFQQINSKIVEARVTPGSRMFSQRGAMIAYTGQVGFTPNMSGGQGGVMAMIGRRAAGEAAPLMTVEGDGTVMYGHGGHHVQVIDLTGDTLYVEADRLLAFDGTLEQGTMFLGSQGGVMGMVRGQVSGQGLFTTTLRGHGSVAVMAHGGVLELPITPDRPVHVDPQAYVAHHGDVRNKLSTALGWRDMVGRGSGEAFQLELSGNGTVYVQASEEKL, from the coding sequence ATGCCGTTCCAGCAGATCAACTCCAAGATCGTGGAGGCCCGGGTCACGCCGGGCTCGCGCATGTTCAGCCAGCGCGGCGCGATGATCGCCTACACCGGGCAGGTCGGCTTCACACCCAACATGTCCGGCGGTCAGGGTGGCGTGATGGCCATGATCGGCCGCCGCGCGGCGGGCGAGGCGGCGCCGCTGATGACCGTCGAGGGCGACGGCACCGTGATGTACGGTCACGGCGGCCACCACGTGCAGGTCATCGACCTCACGGGCGACACGCTGTACGTCGAGGCCGACCGGCTGCTCGCCTTCGACGGCACGCTGGAGCAGGGCACGATGTTCCTGGGCTCCCAGGGCGGGGTCATGGGCATGGTCCGCGGTCAGGTGAGCGGCCAGGGCCTGTTCACCACCACGCTCCGCGGCCACGGCTCGGTCGCCGTCATGGCCCACGGCGGCGTCCTCGAACTGCCGATCACCCCCGACCGCCCGGTCCACGTCGACCCGCAGGCGTACGTCGCCCACCACGGCGACGTACGCAACAAGCTCTCCACCGCGCTGGGCTGGCGCGACATGGTCGGCCGCGGCTCGGGCGAGGCGTTCCAGCTCGAGCTGTCCGGCAACGGCACGGTCTACGTGCAGGCGAGCGAGGAGAAGCTGTGA
- the mce gene encoding methylmalonyl-CoA epimerase: protein MLTRIDHIGIACTDLDATVEFYRATYGFEVSHTEVNEEQGVREAMLRINGTDDGGASYLQLLEPTREDSAVGKWLAKNGEGVHHIAFGTADVDAEAAGIRDKGVRVLYDEPRRGSMDSRITFLHPKDCHGVLTELVTSAATSGRGAEHTDH from the coding sequence ATGCTGACGCGTATCGATCACATCGGGATCGCCTGTACCGACCTCGACGCCACCGTCGAGTTCTACCGTGCCACCTACGGCTTCGAGGTGTCCCACACCGAGGTCAACGAGGAGCAGGGGGTCCGCGAGGCCATGCTCCGCATCAACGGCACCGACGACGGCGGGGCCTCCTACCTCCAGCTGCTGGAGCCGACGCGCGAGGACTCCGCGGTCGGGAAGTGGCTGGCCAAGAACGGGGAGGGCGTCCACCACATCGCGTTCGGCACGGCCGACGTGGACGCGGAGGCGGCCGGCATCCGCGACAAGGGCGTGCGAGTGCTCTACGACGAGCCGCGGCGCGGCTCGATGGACTCGCGGATCACGTTCCTGCACCCCAAGGACTGCCACGGCGTGCTGACCGAGCTCGTGACCTCCGCCGCCACCTCCGGCCGGGGGGCGGAGCACACGGACCACTGA
- a CDS encoding acetyl-CoA C-acetyltransferase, giving the protein MTDTSSSTTSVIVAGARTPMGRLLGSLKSFSGADLGGFAIKAALERAGVAGDQVEYVIMGQVLQAGAGQIPARQAAVKAGIPMSVPALTVNKVCLSGLDAIALADQLVRAGEFDVIVAGGQESMTNAPHLLPKSRSGFKYGAVEMLDAMAYDGLTDSFENIAMGESTEKHNTRLGIGRPEQDEIAAASHQKAAKAQADGLFDAEITPVEIPQRKGDAVVFSQDEGIRGDTTAESLGRLRPAFAKDGTITAGSASQISDGAAAVVVMSKAKAEELGLEWIAEIGAHGNVAGPDNSLQSQPSQAIQHALKKEGLSVGDLDLVEINEAFAAVCVQSMKDLGVSPEKVNVNGGAIALGHPIGMSGARIVLHLALELGRRGGGVGAAALCGGGGQGDALVLRVPGK; this is encoded by the coding sequence ATGACGGACACGTCCAGCAGCACCACATCGGTCATCGTCGCGGGTGCGCGCACCCCCATGGGGCGGCTGCTCGGGTCGCTGAAGTCCTTCTCGGGGGCCGACCTCGGCGGCTTCGCGATCAAGGCGGCACTGGAGCGGGCGGGTGTCGCCGGCGACCAGGTCGAGTACGTGATCATGGGCCAGGTCCTCCAGGCCGGCGCCGGCCAGATCCCCGCCCGGCAGGCCGCCGTGAAGGCCGGCATCCCGATGAGCGTCCCGGCGCTGACCGTGAACAAGGTGTGCCTCTCCGGTCTCGACGCCATCGCGCTGGCCGACCAGCTCGTGCGCGCCGGCGAGTTCGACGTGATCGTCGCCGGTGGCCAGGAGTCCATGACCAACGCCCCGCACCTGCTGCCCAAGTCGCGCTCCGGCTTCAAGTACGGCGCGGTCGAGATGCTCGACGCGATGGCGTACGACGGGCTGACCGACTCCTTCGAGAACATCGCCATGGGCGAGTCCACGGAGAAGCACAACACCCGTCTGGGCATCGGCCGCCCCGAGCAGGACGAAATCGCCGCCGCCTCCCACCAGAAGGCCGCGAAGGCCCAGGCGGACGGCCTGTTCGACGCCGAGATCACCCCGGTCGAGATCCCGCAGCGAAAGGGTGACGCGGTCGTCTTCTCGCAGGACGAGGGCATCCGGGGCGACACCACCGCCGAGTCGCTCGGCAGGTTGCGTCCCGCCTTCGCCAAGGACGGCACCATCACCGCCGGCTCCGCTTCGCAGATCTCCGACGGCGCGGCGGCCGTCGTGGTGATGAGCAAGGCCAAGGCGGAGGAGCTGGGCCTGGAGTGGATCGCCGAGATCGGCGCCCACGGCAACGTCGCCGGCCCGGACAACTCGCTCCAGTCGCAGCCGTCCCAGGCGATCCAGCACGCCCTGAAGAAGGAGGGCCTGTCGGTCGGCGACCTGGACCTCGTCGAGATCAACGAAGCGTTCGCCGCCGTCTGCGTGCAGTCGATGAAGGACCTCGGCGTGTCACCTGAAAAGGTGAACGTCAACGGTGGCGCGATCGCACTGGGCCACCCGATCGGGATGTCCGGTGCACGCATCGTCCTGCACCTCGCGCTGGAGCTGGGCCGCCGGGGCGGCGGCGTCGGCGCCGCGGCGCTGTGCGGCGGCGGCGGCCAGGGCGACGCGCTGGTGCTGCGGGTCCCCGGCAAGTGA
- a CDS encoding AIM24 family protein, which translates to MTTPEDFTTLPSDDNVNPYTFCVELRGNRWFLQKGKMIAYYGQIDFHGIGHGPLDRLVAGSFHSPLHAQDWTVAEGSGKMLLADRAFDVNSYDLEDGNLTVRSGNLLAFEPSLSLKQSIIPGFLTLIGTGKFVAASNGQVHFVEPPVRVDPEALVGWADCPSPCHHYDHQYMRGVLGGLRAVTGLGGTSGEEHQYEFTGAGTVLIQSTEVMKDVPLAGEGAQQDGHGAAGQQTPRLPGQLGDLQRRFGL; encoded by the coding sequence GTGACCACCCCTGAGGACTTCACGACGCTGCCGTCGGACGACAACGTCAACCCGTACACGTTCTGCGTGGAACTGCGCGGCAACCGCTGGTTCCTGCAGAAGGGGAAGATGATCGCCTACTACGGGCAGATCGACTTCCACGGCATCGGCCACGGCCCGCTGGACCGGCTGGTCGCCGGCAGCTTCCACTCGCCGCTGCACGCGCAGGACTGGACCGTCGCCGAGGGCAGCGGCAAGATGCTGCTCGCCGACCGCGCCTTCGACGTCAACAGCTACGACCTGGAGGACGGCAATCTGACCGTCCGGTCCGGCAACCTGCTGGCCTTCGAACCGTCGCTGTCGCTGAAGCAGTCGATCATCCCCGGCTTCCTCACACTGATCGGCACCGGCAAGTTCGTGGCCGCGTCCAACGGCCAGGTGCACTTCGTCGAGCCGCCGGTGCGCGTCGATCCGGAGGCGCTGGTCGGCTGGGCCGACTGCCCCTCCCCCTGCCACCACTACGACCACCAGTACATGCGGGGCGTGCTGGGCGGCCTCCGTGCAGTGACTGGGCTGGGCGGCACCTCCGGCGAGGAGCACCAGTACGAGTTCACGGGAGCGGGAACCGTGCTGATCCAGTCGACCGAGGTGATGAAGGACGTGCCGCTCGCGGGTGAGGGCGCGCAGCAGGACGGGCACGGCGCGGCCGGGCAGCAGACGCCGCGACTGCCCGGCCAGCTCGGCGACCTCCAGCGACGCTTCGGACTCTAG
- the meaB gene encoding methylmalonyl Co-A mutase-associated GTPase MeaB — MVDVPTLVTQAREGRPRAVARLISLVEGASPQLREVMAALAPRCGNAYVVGLTGSPGVGKSTSTSALVSAYRRAGRRVGVLAVDPSSPFSGGALLGDRVRMSEHASDPGVYIRSMATRGHLGGLAWAAPQAIRVLDAAGCDVILVETVGVGQSEVEIASQADTSVVLLAPGMGDGIQAAKAGILEIGDVYVVNKADRDGADATARELNHMLGLGEARAPGDWRPPIVKTVAARGEGLDEVVQALEKHRAWMEERGVLGERRARRAAREIETIAVTALRERIGSLSGDRRLGALAERIVNGSLDPYAAADELVAGLTQES; from the coding sequence GTGGTGGACGTCCCCACGCTGGTGACGCAGGCCCGGGAGGGGCGGCCGCGTGCCGTCGCCCGGCTGATCTCTCTGGTCGAGGGGGCGTCCCCGCAGCTCCGCGAGGTCATGGCGGCTCTCGCTCCGCGCTGCGGAAACGCGTACGTGGTCGGGCTGACCGGCTCGCCCGGAGTGGGCAAGTCCACCTCGACCTCAGCGCTGGTCTCCGCCTACCGGCGGGCCGGGAGGCGGGTCGGCGTGCTCGCGGTCGACCCGTCGTCCCCGTTCTCGGGCGGCGCGCTGCTCGGTGACCGGGTGCGGATGAGCGAGCACGCCTCCGACCCCGGCGTCTACATCCGCTCGATGGCCACGCGCGGTCACCTCGGCGGCCTCGCCTGGGCCGCACCGCAGGCCATCCGGGTGCTGGACGCCGCCGGCTGCGACGTGATCCTCGTCGAGACGGTGGGCGTCGGGCAGTCGGAGGTGGAGATCGCCTCCCAGGCGGACACCAGCGTGGTGCTGCTGGCCCCGGGCATGGGCGACGGCATCCAGGCCGCGAAGGCGGGCATCCTGGAGATCGGGGACGTCTACGTCGTCAACAAGGCCGACCGGGACGGCGCGGACGCCACGGCCCGCGAGCTCAACCACATGCTGGGGCTTGGCGAGGCGCGTGCCCCGGGGGACTGGCGTCCGCCCATCGTCAAGACCGTCGCCGCCCGCGGCGAGGGCCTGGACGAGGTCGTCCAGGCGCTGGAGAAGCACCGCGCCTGGATGGAGGAGCGCGGAGTGCTCGGGGAGCGGCGCGCCCGGCGGGCCGCCCGCGAGATCGAGACCATCGCGGTGACCGCCCTGCGCGAGCGGATCGGCAGCCTCAGCGGCGACCGCCGGCTGGGTGCGCTCGCCGAACGCATCGTGAACGGCTCCCTCGACCCCTACGCGGCAGCCGACGAGCTGGTCGCGGGACTCACGCAGGAGAGCTGA